The Acidobacteriota bacterium sequence ATCCTGGTGACCGTTCTGATAATCTCGCTGGTCAAGTTCGAGGTTGTCCTGATCGACGTCAGCTGGCCGGTCATGTCCGTGGTATTCATCGCCGGACTCATCGTTCTGGCGATCCTGACCAGGTACGCGGCGGCGAGAGAGAGAAAAGCGCAGGTGACGGCCCGGATGCTCGGCAGCGGAGCCAGCCAGCTGGAAGAATAACGCATGACTGTGGAGGATGGACTATAAGATGCAGTTTCCAATACTGAGCTTGCTGGTATTCATACCCTTGATCGGCATGGTCGCGGTGATGGTCATACCCAGAGAGCGCAAGTGGGCCATCCGGTGGACGGCCACGATCGCATCGTTTATCCCCATGGTGCTGTCATGCTGGCTCGTCTGGGATTACTATTTCCGGTATTCCGGTTCGTCGGCCATGGCCTACGCGGAGGGGCCGTTCAACTGGATCCCGTCGCTGAATATCCAGTACCTCCTCGGCGCGGACGGTATCAGCGTACCGCTGCTGTTCCTGACCGGGTTGCTGTCGACCCTGTCGCTGATCGCCTCCTTTAACATCGAAAACCGGGTCAAGGAGTATTTCGCCTTCTTTCTCCTGCTCGAGACCGGCATGATGGGCGTGTTTGTAGCTCTGGATTTCTTCCTGTTCTATGTCTTCTGGGAAGTGATGCTGGTGCCGATGTATTTCCTCATCGGTGTCTGGGGCGGTCCCCGCAAGGAGTACGCGGCGATCAAGTTCTTCCTGTACACGCTCTTCGGATCGATTTTCATGCTGGTCGCGATCCTGATCCTGTATTTCACCAGCGAGCCGCATACGCTGAACATGCTGACGCTGATTCAGACGGGGCCCGGCCTGGGCCACACCCTGCAGGTGGTCTGCTTTGTGTTCTTCTTCATCGCCTTTGCCATCAAGGTTCCGGTCTGGCCGTTCCATACGTGGTTGCCGGACGCCCACGTGGAGGCGCCGACGGCGGTATCCGTCATCCTGGCCGGCGTCCTGCTGAAGATGGGGACCTACGGGATGCTCCGCGTTTCGTGGCCGATGTTTCCCGAGGCCCTGCGCCAGTTGTCCTTCTGGATTGCCCTGCTCGGGGCTATTTCGATCATCTACGGGGCGCTCGTCTCCATGGCGCAGAAAGACCTGAAAAAGCTGGTGGCGTATTCGTCGGTGTCGCACATGGGGTACTGCATGCTGGCGCTGGGGGCGTTCTCGTCGGTGCAGGCGATTACCGGCTGCATGTTCCAGATGCTTTCGCACGGCCTGATCACGGGCGCGCTGTTCCTCCTGGTGGGCGTTCTGTATGATCGGGCGCACACTCGCGAGATTGCCGCCTTTGGCGGGCTGGGCGTGAAAATACCGGTCTACACCAGTATCATGGTGTTCTTCTCGATGGCTGCCCTGGGGCTGCCCGGGATGTCGGGCTTTGTTTCGGAGTTCATGGTGTTTATCGGGGCCTTCGGCGCCCTTAACAAGGTACTCGTGGGCATTTCGGTTCTTGGTGTCGTGCTCGGCGCGACCTATATGCTCCGCATGGTGCAGCACATGTTTCTCGGCGATTTCGATCTCTCCCGGTGGGGAGGGCTGACGGAGATCAACGTGCGCGAAATCATCACCGTGGCTCCCCTGATGGTGCTGACGCTGGCGATCGGCATCTATCCCAAGCCGCTCAGCGCTCTGATGTCGGCCACGCTGGAAAATCTGATCAACCTGATGGCTCGGTAGTACGATGGACGTGCAGTTGCCGGAATACTCGATTCGGATGATGCTGCCGGAGATCTTCCTGTTCCTCTGGGCGCTGGTGGTGGTCACTTTTGACGTGCTCAGCAAGCGGAAGTCGGGGTCGGCGGTGGGGTATCTGGCCCTGTCGGGGTTGGTCATATGCGGTGTGATTCTCTCCGTCACCGGCTATGGCCGGGGTTTTGGCGTGATGTTCTTCAATGATCCGATGGCCGTCTTTTTCAAGGTGATTTTCCTGGGCGCCGCCTTCATGGCCATCGGCAGTTCCTTCGGCCTGACCCGACAGAAGATCGTCAACCATCGCGGCGAGTTCTTCGGTCTCATTCTGCTTTCGACGGTGGGCATGATGTTCCTGGGGTCGTCACAGGAGTTGCTGTCACTGTACATCGGCCTGGAGCTGACCACGATTCCGCTGTACGTGCTGGCGGCCTTCTTCAAGGACGATCGCAAGTCCGTTGAGGCGGGGATCAAATACCTGATTGTCGGCGCTCTCTCCTCGGCGTTGCTCCTGTACGGGATTTCTTTCCTGTACGGCCTGTCCGGCACGACGGACATCGTCCAGATGAAGATCAACCTGGCGGTCACGCAGTTGGTCCATGAAGGCGACATCGGTGTTATCCTGATCCTGGCGACGGTGGCCATACTGGCCGGGATCGGATTCAAGCTGGCGCTGCCGCCGTTCCACCAGTGGGTGCCCGACGTGTACGAGGGATCGCCGACGCCGGTAGCGGCCTTCCTCTCGGTCGGTTCAAAGGCGGCGGGGCTGGTGGCTTTCGCCAAGATTGTCGTCAACGGGCTGTATGCTTTTTACGATCCGGTAATGAGCCCCAACGACTGGGGGGTGCTTGTCGGCGTGCTTGCCGCGGCGGCCATGATTCTGGGCAACGTCGCGGCCATACGCCAGACGAACATCAAACGGATGCTGGCTTATTCGACCATCGCCCAGGCCGGGTACATCATGATCGGGATGGTGGCGATGAACGAGTTGGGCCTGGCCGCGGTAGGTTTCTACACCTTTGCCTACCTGTTTGCCAACATGGGCGCTTTTGCGGTCGTGGCGCTGGTTGAAGATCAGACCGGGTCGTGCGAGATCGCGACCTACTCGGGCCTTGCCCGCACGTCACCTTTCCTCTCGATCACGCTCTCCGTCTTTCTGCTGTCGCTGGCCGGGATACCGCCCCTGGCCGGTTTCTTCGGCAAGTACTACGTATTTGCCGCCGCCATCAGTCTGGCCGGCAGCGGACAGGGGTACAGCTGGCTGTACTGGCTGGTCGGCATCGGGCTCCTGACGTCGGTGTTTGCCCTGTATTACTACGCCAACGTAATCAAGATGGCCTGGTTCGCCAGGGAAGCCTCGCCGCACAGGATTCGGTATTCGGGTCCGGCCCTGGCCGTTCTCGTGATCGGACTGGTCGGCGTGCTCATCGTCGGGCTCTACCCCGAGCCGGTGGTGCAGTTCGCTTCGAAGATTCCCTTCTCGTTCGGCTTTATCCCCCACTGACGGCGCATTGCTGTTGACATTGCTTTGAGCGGCGGCTATAATCAGTTCGCTTTGAATGGAAGGCAGGCCACCGGATGTCGGCAGTCAGCACTGTCATCGATACAGTCAAGCGGTATTTTATCAGCGGCGTTTTGGTCGTGGTTCCGGTCATTCTGACCTTTATCGTCCTGCGGTTTCTGTTCCAGGCTGTCGACGGTATTCTTGAAACGTACCTTCACGACATCCTTGGCTACTACCGGACCGGGCTGGGTGTTCTGACAATCACGCTGCTGATACTGCTTTTCGGAGTGCTCACGCGCAACTGGATCGGCCGCCGGATCTATCGGGCGGGAGATCGTTTGCTGGTTCGGATGCCCATTATCCGGCCGATCTATTCCGCAGCCAAACAGCTCCTGGAAGCAGTTACTACCACCACCGAGGGCGGATCGTTCAAGGAAATCGGTCTGGTGGAGTATCCGCGCAAGGGTGCCTACCAGATCTGCTTCGTCAGCCGCCGGTTGGAACTGAACGTCGGCGGCGAAAGGCGGCGTTTCATATCGGTATTTGTGCCGTCCACGCCCACACCGGTCTCCGGAATGGTGGTGATCGTGCCGGCCGACGAGGTGGTCCTGCTTGACATGACGGTGGAAGACGGAATC is a genomic window containing:
- a CDS encoding NADH-quinone oxidoreductase subunit N, which translates into the protein MDVQLPEYSIRMMLPEIFLFLWALVVVTFDVLSKRKSGSAVGYLALSGLVICGVILSVTGYGRGFGVMFFNDPMAVFFKVIFLGAAFMAIGSSFGLTRQKIVNHRGEFFGLILLSTVGMMFLGSSQELLSLYIGLELTTIPLYVLAAFFKDDRKSVEAGIKYLIVGALSSALLLYGISFLYGLSGTTDIVQMKINLAVTQLVHEGDIGVILILATVAILAGIGFKLALPPFHQWVPDVYEGSPTPVAAFLSVGSKAAGLVAFAKIVVNGLYAFYDPVMSPNDWGVLVGVLAAAAMILGNVAAIRQTNIKRMLAYSTIAQAGYIMIGMVAMNELGLAAVGFYTFAYLFANMGAFAVVALVEDQTGSCEIATYSGLARTSPFLSITLSVFLLSLAGIPPLAGFFGKYYVFAAAISLAGSGQGYSWLYWLVGIGLLTSVFALYYYANVIKMAWFAREASPHRIRYSGPALAVLVIGLVGVLIVGLYPEPVVQFASKIPFSFGFIPH
- a CDS encoding DUF502 domain-containing protein → MSAVSTVIDTVKRYFISGVLVVVPVILTFIVLRFLFQAVDGILETYLHDILGYYRTGLGVLTITLLILLFGVLTRNWIGRRIYRAGDRLLVRMPIIRPIYSAAKQLLEAVTTTTEGGSFKEIGLVEYPRKGAYQICFVSRRLELNVGGERRRFISVFVPSTPTPVSGMVVIVPADEVVLLDMTVEDGIKFLVSGGVASPALLNEKVTHA
- a CDS encoding NADH-quinone oxidoreductase subunit M, which codes for MQFPILSLLVFIPLIGMVAVMVIPRERKWAIRWTATIASFIPMVLSCWLVWDYYFRYSGSSAMAYAEGPFNWIPSLNIQYLLGADGISVPLLFLTGLLSTLSLIASFNIENRVKEYFAFFLLLETGMMGVFVALDFFLFYVFWEVMLVPMYFLIGVWGGPRKEYAAIKFFLYTLFGSIFMLVAILILYFTSEPHTLNMLTLIQTGPGLGHTLQVVCFVFFFIAFAIKVPVWPFHTWLPDAHVEAPTAVSVILAGVLLKMGTYGMLRVSWPMFPEALRQLSFWIALLGAISIIYGALVSMAQKDLKKLVAYSSVSHMGYCMLALGAFSSVQAITGCMFQMLSHGLITGALFLLVGVLYDRAHTREIAAFGGLGVKIPVYTSIMVFFSMAALGLPGMSGFVSEFMVFIGAFGALNKVLVGISVLGVVLGATYMLRMVQHMFLGDFDLSRWGGLTEINVREIITVAPLMVLTLAIGIYPKPLSALMSATLENLINLMAR